CCCAATTAAACTTGGTCATTTGTATTGATATCAATGGAATTAAATATAGCGCAATATATTTATTTAGTTCTTCACTTGATAAGATCTGAATGTTTTGCCCTGTGTAAAATGGGTAAGGTTGATAAAAAACAGTTTGAGTGTCTAAACCTACAGTAATTACATTTGCTTTATCTATTTTGTATTTTTCTGCTTGTATTTGCACAAAGTCATCATAACCATTGTTTTTATCAGTTCGTGTTATGTATGGAAATCTCCCTGATTTTGCATTCAGCTTATTTCTGTCTATGCTACTTGATGTTGAATAAATATCAAACAGATCATCAAGAAAAAAAACTCCCCAATCTCGATCTTTTAAACTCAGTTTCATAATTATTTCTCCTCTTCAAATAAATAACCTCTACCTTGTAAAACCATATTAAATTCAAAAATAAGATAGTCTGACATCGTTTTTTCAAAATCATTATCTTTGGGAATTTCGTCGTTAAAATAGTAAAATGAATGCAACCATTCATCACTAGCTTCTACGGTCGTTTTTACCATGAATCGACTCTCTGATGGTGCATCATGAAGCCAGCAATTTAATAATTGCTGCTTTTTCTCAATAGTCCGCTCTGTTTTTACTAATCCGATATGTTTACTGACGATATAACCATCATCTTCAAAATTTACAAACTTGCAATATTTATTTTTATCATGAGGTTTATGGGCAGTGAAAACGGCAATACATGGATTTGTGCCTACTCGATAAAATGTCTCTTTATTAAGTGTTATAACTCCCTCAAGTGTATGATATTTTAATATTTCAGCTTTCACTTTTTTGTCTTCCTTAGTTTTTCCAATCATTGTCGATTGAGGAACAATAACTGCACATCGAGCAGCATCAGCACATCCATCCAAAAGATGTTTTATGAAATGTATTTCTGAAAGATATGCAGTCTCTTTGTTTTTGGCCTGAGAATAAGGTGGATTCATAAAGCCAACAGTAATATTTTTTTCTCGTAGAGATTCTACCGATTGTTTCAGAAAATCTAGGTTCTCCAGATTGCTTTTCCCATCACCTCTCAGAATCATATTAGTTGTTGCAATAGAAAACATGTCTTCTCTGATTTCTATTCCATAGAGTTGTTCTTTACGTATTTCTTTTTTCTGTTTTTCAGAACTTGCTTGCAGAAGCATCTTGTGCATTGCTGCAATAAGAAAGCCTCCTGTTCCACAACATGGGTCGAACACGCGATCCGTAGGCTTTATTTCTACCAGATCACAAAATAACTCTGTTATATGAGAAGGAGTTAAAACAACTCCTAGTGTTTGTCCATCTCCACCACTAAACCGAATAAATTCACCATAAAAACGACCTAAAACATCTTCTGTGTGATTAGCTTTCACAGAAGCAAGTACATTTTTCTTTAAATATTTAGTGAAATACTTCAATGGGGTCTCTTGCAAATAATCATTTACTGTATTTAATATTGTTCTATCTTTGATAAGGTTAAACTGTCCCAATACTTTATCTCTTTTGAAAGTAGGTGTGACTTCTACACGATCCATATAATTGGATAGGGCCGAATATATCTTTTTGCCATCAGTATTTAAATCATCTCCGGTAAGAGAATCTACATTAAAGTCTTTATCACTCAAAGCTAATAGAATAGCAGAAACTACTAAAGGTTTCTCATTATCTCCTAATTGACCGTAATTCCGTAAATCCTCATGTAGACCTGCTGATTTTTTTAATATATCTTCTAATTCTAATGTTTCAATAGGAGTTTCTCCTAAAACTTGCTCTCGATAATATCGTTCAATGTTTTTCTCGGAAAAATTTTCAAAATTTTCAACCTCGTGTAGTATAATATATCCACTTTCATCTACAAATATGGGAGTTATTTCATGGTGTTTCTCATCTCCTGAACAGCCAAACGCAAATATCCGCTTATACTCGGTATTTGCAATTATATGCCTGGCATAATGCAATGCTCCATTTTTTGCGTAATTTGAGATTGATGTTGCATCTTCCGCTAATATTGTTTTATATGATTATCCGCAGTTATTCCTAAAGAATTTAGCGGGAAAAAGTTATAAATAAGTTTCGAAAATGCTTGTGCAATTCACTGATATTCATTATATTTACATCGATAACGATATAAAGATTCAAGCTATGAATATCCTGGATTTTGCTATAAATTACCCCGATGAGGAATCCTGTCGGAAAAAATTCAAAGAACAAAGAGACCAAATGGGAGTAACCTGTCGGCATTGCAATTGTAAAGAACATTATTGGCTGGAAAACAAGCAGGCCTATGAATGCAAGCGTTGTCGCGCACGCCAAACCTTGCGTTCAGGCACCGTCATGCAGCACTCCAACCTGCCTTACCGTTACTGGTTCGTGGCCATGCACCTGCTCACGGCGACCAAGGGCTCCTTTTCCGCGGCGGAGCTGCAGCGCCAGCTGGGGCACAAGCGTTACCAGCCCATATGGGAAATGGTCAATAAACTGCGTGACGTGATGGGCAAACGCGATGATGAGTACACCCTTGAGGGAGCCATCGAGTTGGACGACGCCTTCTTTTCCACCGAAATATCCCTTCAAGAGAGGGACAAACCGTTGAAGCGCGGCCGCGGGAGCCAAAAAAAGACCAAAGTGCTGGTAATGGCTGAAAGCAAAACCGTTGAAAACCCCAAACCGGGTAAGAAACCCAAGAAGGTCAGATACCTGAAGATGAAAGTCATCAACGACTTGAAAGCCGGTACAATTACAAGGAATGTCAAAGAGCACGTTGAAAGCACGGCGGACCTGACCACCGATGACTCAACTTCTTACACTAAATTGAAAGAGCATGTCCATTCACATACGGCATCCGTTATTCCACACGAGGATCTTTCCAATGTGCTGCCCTGGGTCCATACCGCGATCAGCAATGCCAAACGACAGCTCTTGGGCGTGTATTACAAGATAAAACCGGAATACTTGCAATATTATCTCAACCAGTTCTGTTATAAATTCAACAGGCGTTACTTCGGGGAAAACCAGTTTGAAAGACTGTTGATAGCCGCTGTAACGTATGCTCCTGATTTCAAGTCAAGAATTTACAATAGGAACTATTGCGGATAATCATTTTGTTTTATCATCATTGAGATAGATTGCATGTTTGTCTGTATCATGTTTGTCTTCTATGACTAGAATAAAGTCTTTTGATTTACAGACAAATTCAGGAAATCCTACTTTTCCAGTACCTTTTTTTGATGCTGTTTTCAAGGCCTCATGTATTTCTTTTATATCACTTCCGTTAGGGGTGAAATTGATTCCAGAATCGGTTAATAACTTTCCAATAAAGAAATCTGTTTTTCGTTCATTTGCCATATTATTTGGTTCTCTTTATTATCATAAAACAATCTGACTTTTCATCAATCCTATTGAATTGAAAGTCAAGTCCCTTTTTTAACAACCGGCTTTTTGCATTGTGAAATCCTGTATAGTCAGTTCCTACAATACGAAATTTCCGAACATCTCCAACAGAGAAGTCCTTTAGAGTTTCAATGTAGCTCTTTACTGTAAGAATTTCAGATACTTTCACAATAAATAAATTATCAATGATAATTCAAAGATATATTAATAATAATACTCTTGCAAATTTTGTGAATGATATTGTGAATTAAAGATTGGATTAAGCCGATTCTGTTGTAGGTGATCAGGTACTAGGAGAGAGTAAGCCCGTTTTTTAGTGCAAGGTGCAAGCCATCTATATATAGATACTTGCACCTTGCACCAAACTTAAAACATTATTCCATAGGTATTTGTAAATTAAAAAAATAGGAGTAACTTTGAACCTGAGTATTATGGTGACAAAGCTAAGATAGGAGCAATCATTAAGAATGCGCTCTTAGCCGTACCCCATAGATCCAATGAAAGAAATAAAATATTGAATTTGAATAGGTTGGGTAGCAGGGTTCGAATCCCCCCGCTTCCGCTGAAATACAAAGCCAAAAGGCGACAAAAATCAGACAAGGCCTACAAGTTCAATGACTTGTAGGCCTTGTCTGATTTTTAATTGCCATCTTTTCTTTATAAATCAAAATAACTCTTTTGGATTTATTTTCAAAAACTCATCATAAGGAAGCCCTCCAGTTCCAACAAGTAAGACTTTTTCCGGATGAAATTTTCCTGTAAATATTCCCATACCTGCATTATCGGCTTTCATACCACTTTTTACCTCAAGTCCAATCACTTTATCTCCTTTTTCCAAAACAAAATCGACTTCGTAATTACCATCCCGCCAATAGTAAAGATTATATCTTTCAGAAATGGAATGATTAATCAAATGTGCTCCAACAGAAGATTCGACAAGTCGCCCCCATAGTTCCGGATGAATGATCGCTTTCTCATAAGTATCATTACCTTGAGAAGTAATCAAAGCATTATTATAGACTTGAAACTTTGGGCTTGAGCCTCGTTTACGGATTATGTCTCCGGCATATTTATCTAAACCTCCCAATAGGCCACAATCTGATAAAAGCTTTAGGTAATTTGCCAGCGTAGTTGTATTGCCTGCATCCTGAAGTTGGCCTAATATCTTTGTATAAGAAAGAATTTGGCCCGAATATAGAGAGCCAAGTTCAAACAAACGTTTCAGTAAGGCAGGTTTATCTACTCTTGTCAGCATTAATATGTCTTTGGAAATACTGGTTTCTACAAGAGAATCTCTTATATAGTTCTTCCAACGTTGTTCATCATTAATTAAGGATGCTGATCCCGGATATCCTCCAAAATAAACATATTGCTCTATGCTCCACCCAAAAGCTTCTTGCATCTCTACATATGACCAGTGTCTCAAATACAATGCTTCAAACCGTCCGGCTAAAGATTCTGTTAATCCTTTCTGAATTAATAAGCGAGAAGAACCAAGAATAATTACTTTGATATTGGTGTTTTCACGAGTGTCTTTGTCCCATTGTTGTTTGATGACTTCGCTCCAGTTATCTATTTTTTGTATTTCATCAATAACCAATAGAAATTCTGTTGCACCAGATGCTTTCATTTGCAATCTGGCTGATTCCCATACTTGTGCAATCCACGTTGGATTTGTTGCTGAGATAGCATCCGCAGATTCAAATAGATTGGAAATGGATAATTG
This window of the Proteiniphilum saccharofermentans genome carries:
- a CDS encoding IS1595 family transposase, coding for MNILDFAINYPDEESCRKKFKEQRDQMGVTCRHCNCKEHYWLENKQAYECKRCRARQTLRSGTVMQHSNLPYRYWFVAMHLLTATKGSFSAAELQRQLGHKRYQPIWEMVNKLRDVMGKRDDEYTLEGAIELDDAFFSTEISLQERDKPLKRGRGSQKKTKVLVMAESKTVENPKPGKKPKKVRYLKMKVINDLKAGTITRNVKEHVESTADLTTDDSTSYTKLKEHVHSHTASVIPHEDLSNVLPWVHTAISNAKRQLLGVYYKIKPEYLQYYLNQFCYKFNRRYFGENQFERLLIAAVTYAPDFKSRIYNRNYCG
- a CDS encoding ATP-binding protein codes for the protein MFERPYLKSIKARIEEPRKFIQVILGPRQVGKTTMVTQLLSQLSISNLFESADAISATNPTWIAQVWESARLQMKASGATEFLLVIDEIQKIDNWSEVIKQQWDKDTRENTNIKVIILGSSRLLIQKGLTESLAGRFEALYLRHWSYVEMQEAFGWSIEQYVYFGGYPGSASLINDEQRWKNYIRDSLVETSISKDILMLTRVDKPALLKRLFELGSLYSGQILSYTKILGQLQDAGNTTTLANYLKLLSDCGLLGGLDKYAGDIIRKRGSSPKFQVYNNALITSQGNDTYEKAIIHPELWGRLVESSVGAHLINHSISERYNLYYWRDGNYEVDFVLEKGDKVIGLEVKSGMKADNAGMGIFTGKFHPEKVLLVGTGGLPYDEFLKINPKELF
- a CDS encoding HsdM family class I SAM-dependent methyltransferase translates to MHYARHIIANTEYKRIFAFGCSGDEKHHEITPIFVDESGYIILHEVENFENFSEKNIERYYREQVLGETPIETLELEDILKKSAGLHEDLRNYGQLGDNEKPLVVSAILLALSDKDFNVDSLTGDDLNTDGKKIYSALSNYMDRVEVTPTFKRDKVLGQFNLIKDRTILNTVNDYLQETPLKYFTKYLKKNVLASVKANHTEDVLGRFYGEFIRFSGGDGQTLGVVLTPSHITELFCDLVEIKPTDRVFDPCCGTGGFLIAAMHKMLLQASSEKQKKEIRKEQLYGIEIREDMFSIATTNMILRGDGKSNLENLDFLKQSVESLREKNITVGFMNPPYSQAKNKETAYLSEIHFIKHLLDGCADAARCAVIVPQSTMIGKTKEDKKVKAEILKYHTLEGVITLNKETFYRVGTNPCIAVFTAHKPHDKNKYCKFVNFEDDGYIVSKHIGLVKTERTIEKKQQLLNCWLHDAPSESRFMVKTTVEASDEWLHSFYYFNDEIPKDNDFEKTMSDYLIFEFNMVLQGRGYLFEEEK